The Peribacillus simplex genome contains the following window.
TTGCGAATTATCAAAGAAACTTAATAAATGCTGCAAAGTAAAGACATGGAGGAATTACGATGCCATTAGTTATTGTCGCTTTAGGAATTGTCGCTTTATTAATTTTAATAATGGGCTTAAAATTAAACACCTTTATTTCCTTAATCATTGTGTCGTTTGGAGTGGCTTTAGCACTTGGGATGCCACTTGATGGAATTGTCAAAACCATTGAAGCAGGATTAGGCGGAACACTTGGTCACTTAGCGTTAATCTTTGGACTTGGAGCGATGTTGGGTAAGTTAATCGCAGATTCAGGCGGCGCGCAGCGCATTGCCATGACCCTTGTTAAAAAATTCGGTGAAAAGAATATTCAATGGGCAGTCGTAGCAGCATCATTTATTATCGGTATCGCGTTATTTTTTGAAGTGGGATTAGTATTATTAATTCCAATCGTATTTGCGATTTCAAGAGAATTAAAAGTTTCGATATTATATCTTGGTATTCCAATGGTAGCGGCATTATCCGTGACTCACGGTTTCTTACCGCCGCACCCGGGACCAACCGTTATCGCTGGTGAATATGGTGCAGACATTGGTCAGGTTTTACTGTACGGCTTCATCATTGCGGTACCAACCGTTATTTTAGCTGGACCAGTATTTACAAAGATAGCTAAAAGATTAGTACCTGACTCATTTACGAAAACAGGCAGCATTGCCTCTTTAGGAGAACAAAAATCTTTTAAACTTGAAGACACACCTGGATTTGGAATCAGTGTATTTACCGCTTTACTTCCGGTTATATTAATGTCAATTGCTACGATTATCACTTTGATGCAAAAAACAATGGGATTTGAAGATAATGGTTTATTGGCAGCTATCCGATTTATTGGTGAAGCCGGTACTTCCATGTTGCTTTCTTTATTATTTGCGGTCTATTCAATGGGATTAGCAAGAAAGATTCCAATGAAAGATATTATGGAATCTTGTACCTCAGCAATCTTGCATATCGGAATGATGCTCTTAATCATAGGGGGCGGCGGAGCCTTCAAGCAAGTATTGATCGACGGCGGTGTAGGTGACTATGTAGCTGAATTATTCAAAGGAACATCATTATCACCAATCCTGCTTGCCTGGATCATCGCGGCAATCCTGCGTATTTCCTTAGGATCTGCTACCGTAGCTGCTTTAACGACAGCTGGTTTAGTTATTCCGATGTTAGGTCAGACGGACGTTAACCTTGCTCTAGTTGTACTTGCTACAGGAGCGGGAAGTTTAATCGCTTCACACGTTAACGATGCTGGCTTCTGGATGTTTAAAGAGTATTTTGGTTTAAGCATGAAAGAAACATTTGCAACATGGACCTTGCTTGAGACGATCATTTCAGTAGCCGGATTAGGATTTATTCTATTACTAAGCTTATTTGTATAGGCCTTTCCCGGCAGTAAATCCCCACTTATAGTAGGGATTTACTGCCTATTATTCTTACATAGAAGGAGCAGAAAATTAAATGTACAATACAATTGGTGTCATTGGTTTAGGGGTAATGGGCAGTAATATCGCTTTAAATATGGCTAGTAAGGGGGAAAAAGTAGCTGTCTATAACTACACAAGAGATTTAACGGATCAGCTTGTGGCTGAATTGGATAGTCAGTCGCTCCATCCGTATTACGAAATCCAGGACTTTGTTCAGTCACTGGAAACGCCAAGAAAGATTTTTCTAATGGTGACTGCGGGCAAGCCGATCGACTCGGTGATCAATTCATTGCTTCCTCATCTTGAATCAGGCGATATTATCATGGACGGCGGCAACTCCCATTACGAAGATACTGAACGCAGATATGATGAATTGAAATCTAAAGGAATCAGTTATTTGGGAATTGGTATTTCTGGTGGAGAAGTCGGGGCGTTAAAAGGACCTTCGATCATGCCGGGTGGAGATAAAGACGCCTATGAAAAAGTAGCTCCAATTCTGACAAAAATCGCAGCACAAGTAAATGATGACCCTTGCTGTACCTATATCGGTCCAAAAGGAGCAGGTCATTTTGTGAAAATGGTACATAACGGGATTGAGTATGCAGATATGCAATTAATCGCTGAAGCCTATACATTTTTAAGAGAAAAGCTGCATTTGGAAGTTAATGAAATTGCTGGCATCTTTGAAACATGGAATCAAGGCGAACTGAAAAGTTATTTAATCGAAATCACTGCCGAAATTTTAAGGAAAAAAGATGAAGTAACGGGCTTACCCTTGATCGATGTGATTCTTGATAAAGCAGGACAAAAGGGCACAGGCAAATGGACCAGCATGCAAGCTATTGATAACGGAATACCAGCATCGATTATTACAGAGTCTTTGTTTGCTCGTTACATTTCCGCTTTAAAAGAAGAACGGGTCAATGCAGAACATATTCTAACAGGCCCTGAGAACGATCAGCAAAAATTAGATAAAAATGAGTGGATTGACTATATTAGACAAGCATTATATATGGGAAAAGTTTGTGCATACGCGCAAGGTTTTACTCAATATAAAATGACTTCTGAACTTTACGGCTGGGATTTGCCTTTAAAGGATATTGCGCTGATTTTCCGTGGTGGCTGCATCATTCGTGCAGAATTTTTAAACGTCATTAGCGAAGCCTATCAAGAGCAGCCGAATCTGGCTAATTTATTAATCTCACCATATTTTGCCGAAAAGGTTACGGATTACCAGGTAGGATTGCGAGAGGTTGTCTGTGAGGGAATAAACTCCGGTATCTCGTTTCCATGTTTAAGCGCTTCACTCACTTATTACGATAGTTATCGAAAAGGCATCTCAAATGCTAACCTTTTGCAAGCACAACGTGATTATTTTGGTGCACATACCTATGAACGACGTGATTTAGCAGGAGTCTTTCACACAAACTGGCAGTGATAGAAAGTGACAAAAGAAACAGTCATTTCTCAATAAGCGTTCATGAATTTGAGATGAATAAATTTCACAAACTCTTGAAAAATCTGTTATTAACTGACAATGTTATGTTTCC
Protein-coding sequences here:
- a CDS encoding GntP family permease; its protein translation is MPLVIVALGIVALLILIMGLKLNTFISLIIVSFGVALALGMPLDGIVKTIEAGLGGTLGHLALIFGLGAMLGKLIADSGGAQRIAMTLVKKFGEKNIQWAVVAASFIIGIALFFEVGLVLLIPIVFAISRELKVSILYLGIPMVAALSVTHGFLPPHPGPTVIAGEYGADIGQVLLYGFIIAVPTVILAGPVFTKIAKRLVPDSFTKTGSIASLGEQKSFKLEDTPGFGISVFTALLPVILMSIATIITLMQKTMGFEDNGLLAAIRFIGEAGTSMLLSLLFAVYSMGLARKIPMKDIMESCTSAILHIGMMLLIIGGGGAFKQVLIDGGVGDYVAELFKGTSLSPILLAWIIAAILRISLGSATVAALTTAGLVIPMLGQTDVNLALVVLATGAGSLIASHVNDAGFWMFKEYFGLSMKETFATWTLLETIISVAGLGFILLLSLFV
- the gnd gene encoding decarboxylating NADP(+)-dependent phosphogluconate dehydrogenase is translated as MYNTIGVIGLGVMGSNIALNMASKGEKVAVYNYTRDLTDQLVAELDSQSLHPYYEIQDFVQSLETPRKIFLMVTAGKPIDSVINSLLPHLESGDIIMDGGNSHYEDTERRYDELKSKGISYLGIGISGGEVGALKGPSIMPGGDKDAYEKVAPILTKIAAQVNDDPCCTYIGPKGAGHFVKMVHNGIEYADMQLIAEAYTFLREKLHLEVNEIAGIFETWNQGELKSYLIEITAEILRKKDEVTGLPLIDVILDKAGQKGTGKWTSMQAIDNGIPASIITESLFARYISALKEERVNAEHILTGPENDQQKLDKNEWIDYIRQALYMGKVCAYAQGFTQYKMTSELYGWDLPLKDIALIFRGGCIIRAEFLNVISEAYQEQPNLANLLISPYFAEKVTDYQVGLREVVCEGINSGISFPCLSASLTYYDSYRKGISNANLLQAQRDYFGAHTYERRDLAGVFHTNWQ